A window of Fusarium oxysporum Fo47 chromosome II, complete sequence genomic DNA:
AGCACCCCAACATTGTCGGCACAAAGTTTACCTGTGGAAGCACCGGTAAGCTCACCCGGGTTGCTCTCGCTACCGATGCCAAGACCCCCTTCCAAGAAGGCTCTGGTTACCTTGCCTTCGGCGGTATTGCCGACTTTACCATCCAGACTCTGGTCAGCGGCGGTAGCGGAATCATTGCTGGTGGTGCCAACGTCATGCCCAAGACCTGCGTCAAGGTTTGGGATCTCTACGTtaagggcaagaaggatgaggctcaagctctccagaagaagctctccaAGGCCGACTGGGTACTGACCAAGGCTGCCATTGCCGGCACCAAGTCTGCTATCCAGAGCTACTACGGCTATGGTGGCTACCCTCGACGACCCCTGCCCCGTCTCACCCCTGAGCAAGCCAAGGGCATTGCTGAGGGTATCAAGGAGCTCATGGAGATTGAGAACTCACTATAGTTCACGGTCGATGTTTGAATCTGTTGTTTGCTTGTCCAGTGGAAAGACCATTGATATGGATGGGTATGAATTTGCATAGCGTTGCATTTAATGATGAAAAGGACCCAATGGACTAGACATGGATTTGGGTATGGGCATGTACCGTCTGGACTTGGTCATGATTATAAAATTATGAATGTAAATGAACAAAAGGCTTAAGCCGAGCTATCATGGTGTCTTATGTGAAACCTACTCATGAGCGATGTGTCCTAAATACGCGTCATTTCACATGCTACCCCCTAAAAGATGAGCTGTCATGCCTGGATGCATTGCGACCTCGCCGATCATGCATGACTGCGTTGACCGGCAAATAGAAAGATTATTGTCTTAACCTTTTGACCCATGCTCGTCTAGTCGATTTCGTGGTTGCCATCTATCGATACACCTATGTGCCAATTTCCAATAGTTCTCAATAGTTCATAACAAGCAAGAAGAAATCTTTAATTTCTTGTTTAAATTGTAGTAATACCtttctgatgatgagattaactgcaacttcttctctcacaATTATAAGATAGGTATACATTCAGTTCAATTCCAGTTTCCTTCACCATTTGAGATACCCTGGACCCTTCCCCGGAATACTGTAGACGTCATTGGTTACTTAACCCCCGCGTCATCCCTTTAGGTATTAGTGAATTCAAGCCGTCGGTTCTTCTTATCTCGGTTGAAAGATTACCCTTTTTTGATACTAGCGGCTGCTCAGATAGGCCGATAGTCGCCGATCGTAACCACGGATATATCAACAACGCCCTTTTGTCAGTAATCCTCAATTCCGTCTCACATAAGTCTCACACGGGGATACATAAACCTACTCTGACCGCCCGCACGAAGTCTCTTTTCAGTTGATTTCTCTTTCGTTCAATTGCTTGGTGAGAGTGAAGATGCGTGAATCTGCCAGCGGTAGCGTAGCTTCTGCCGTGGCCGAGAACGGCACGAATGCACTCAGTGATGAACGAACCCCGTTGCTCAAGTCTACAAGTCAACCTCAGAATCAAGATGCCGAACCACTAAgtgaagctcaaggagatgACCCTGATCGAGGTTTACCAGCAGgacaagaggaagagacaaccgttgttgctgaggaggTATCAACTGGCCGGTTGGTTCTCATCTTTGGTACAGCGTGGATCGGAGTCTTTTTGGGTGCCATCGACTCTACTATTATTGCGACTCTCTCAGGACCAATTTCGAGCGAGTTCCAATCCCTCAGCTTGTTGTCATGGCTTGCAACCGCCTACCTCATCTCCAATGCCGCATGCCAACCTATTTCGGGGCGGTTGACAGATATCTTTGGCCGAGGACCGGGTCTCGTATTCAGCAATATATTCTTCGCAGCCGGTAATCTCATTTGTGGTCTGGCCCGTGATCAGACCACCATGATCATAGGACGTGTTGTCGCAGGCattggaggtggtggattGATGAGCATCTCGACGTTCCTGGGCTCAGACCTGGTCCCTCTACGTAAGAGAGGCATTATTCAGGGCTTAGGTAACATCTGCTATGGATCTGGTGCAATGCTGGGTGGTGTGTTTGGCGGCTTGATTAATGATCACACATCCCAGGGCTGGAGACTTGCCTTCTTGATCCAGGTACCTCCAGTACTCGTCTCTGCTGTAGCAGTTCATTTCTTGGTCAGGGTTCCTCCTAAGCAGTCGGATAAGTCGTTCCTTGCACGCATCGACTTTATGGGGGCATTCTTGAcatcttctttcttggtATTCCTGCTCTTGGGCCTCAACTCAGGCGGAAATATTGTGCCGTGGA
This region includes:
- a CDS encoding major facilitator superfamily domain-containing protein, producing the protein MRESASGSVASAVAENGTNALSDERTPLLKSTSQPQNQDAEPLSEAQGDDPDRGLPAGQEEETTVVAEEVSTGRLVLIFGTAWIGVFLGAIDSTIIATLSGPISSEFQSLSLLSWLATAYLISNAACQPISGRLTDIFGRGPGLVFSNIFFAAGNLICGLARDQTTMIIGRVVAGIGGGGLMSISTFLGSDLVPLRKRGIIQGLGNICYGSGAMLGGVFGGLINDHTSQGWRLAFLIQVPPVLVSAVAVHFLVRVPPKQSDKSFLARIDFMGAFLTSSFLVFLLLGLNSGGNIVPWTHPLPLTTIPLAFITFGLFLFWESKARQPIIPVKLLLDRTVLNACLCNLACTMAVMGALFYVPLYLQVLGSSATQSGIQILPSPIGISVGSLLSGFIMKRTGKYTKLGVVSLLFLIAGVVVLTIQNEHSPKWLMGVSFFLIGSGYGATLTTTLLACIAAVDHSQQAVITSATYLARSLGSTVGVTIGSAVYQNILKARLWDRFGAEPGAADEIRRIRDDLDEIKHLPEGWYDGVISSFVEAFRGVWLTLLAFAIIGLLCISLMRQHTLHSTLERR